The following are encoded together in the Malaya genurostris strain Urasoe2022 chromosome 3, Malgen_1.1, whole genome shotgun sequence genome:
- the LOC131435096 gene encoding uncharacterized protein LOC131435096 isoform X1 has translation MDGFFAFQSVEKLVRSSLDDGISQLVGYSTLIRFLKQKFRTMEKAHLRHLLELSPEEKRTFLDSFDMIMSDCDGVVWNFTGPIPGVDRALQLLKEKGKKLAFISNNGMRTMAEYKHKFQQLGVDPPEHDIVHPALTTVKYLKSINMRNAVYCIGTEVFKDYLRNAGFEVLDGPTDHIADERIPNGVRVFSEYFSKTTGPKVGAVVVDIDVNISLSHMMKAKCYLQQNRDCLLIAGATDYIIPLDSSMDVIGPGYFIEILERASNRKAMVLGKPGQALAEFILEQFHVTQPERTLFIGDMLPQDMGFGTRCGFQKVLMLSGGTTKEMLMTHEKPHELPHFYADSFADFVQLYKDVSN, from the exons ATGGATGGTTtctttgcttttcagtcagttgAAAAATTGGTTCGCTCTAGCTTAGACGACGGCATCTCACAGTTGGTTGGTTATAGTACTCTGATTCGTTTTCTAAAGCAAAAG TTTCGAACAATGGAGAAGGCCCATTTGCGACACCTGTTGGAGCTTTCCCCGGAGGAAAAGCGCACGTTCCTCGATTCATTCGACATGATCATGTCGGATTGTGATG GTGTCGTTTGGAACTTCACTGGTCCCATACCCGGGGTAGACCGAGCCCTGCAGTTATTgaaagaaaaaggcaaaaagttagCTTTCATCTCCAATAATGGAATGCGCACAATGGCTGAATACAAACATAAGTTCCAGCAACTGGGAGTGGACCCCCCGGAGCATGACATTGTGCACCCAGCACTAACAACGGTCAAGTATCTCAAATCGATCAACATGAGGAATGCAGTTTACTGCATCGGCACCGAGGTGTTCAAAGATTACCTACGAAATGCCGGATTCGAGGTGCTCGATGGG CCCACCGATCATATAGCAGACGAAAGAATACCCAACGGTGTTCGTGTATTTTCCGAGTACTTTTCGAAAACCACCGGTCCCAAGGTCGGAGCCGTGGTGGTGGacatcgacgtcaacatttcgcTATCCCACATGATGAAGGCCAAGTGTTACCTGCAGCAAAACCGAGACTGTTTGCTCATCGCCGGTGCCACCGATTATATTATACCGCTGGATTCCAGCATGGACGTGATAGGGCCAGGATACTTCATCGAAATTCTTGAACGGGCAAGCAATCGCAAAGCAATGGTGCTCGGTAAGCCTGGTCAAGCGCTGGCCGAGTTTATTTTGGAACAGTTCCACGTAACTCAGCCGGAGAGGACACTATTCATCGGTGACAT GCTCCCACAGGACATGGGATTCGGAACGCGTTGTGGTTTCCAGAAAGTACTAATGCTAAGCGGAGGAACCACCAAAGAAATGCTGATGACACACGAGAAACCGCACGAGCTGCCACACTTCTATGCAGACAGTTTCGCTGATTTCGTCCAACTCTACAAAGATGTATCTAACTAG
- the LOC131435096 gene encoding uncharacterized protein LOC131435096 isoform X2: MEKAHLRHLLELSPEEKRTFLDSFDMIMSDCDGVVWNFTGPIPGVDRALQLLKEKGKKLAFISNNGMRTMAEYKHKFQQLGVDPPEHDIVHPALTTVKYLKSINMRNAVYCIGTEVFKDYLRNAGFEVLDGPTDHIADERIPNGVRVFSEYFSKTTGPKVGAVVVDIDVNISLSHMMKAKCYLQQNRDCLLIAGATDYIIPLDSSMDVIGPGYFIEILERASNRKAMVLGKPGQALAEFILEQFHVTQPERTLFIGDMLPQDMGFGTRCGFQKVLMLSGGTTKEMLMTHEKPHELPHFYADSFADFVQLYKDVSN; this comes from the exons ATGGAGAAGGCCCATTTGCGACACCTGTTGGAGCTTTCCCCGGAGGAAAAGCGCACGTTCCTCGATTCATTCGACATGATCATGTCGGATTGTGATG GTGTCGTTTGGAACTTCACTGGTCCCATACCCGGGGTAGACCGAGCCCTGCAGTTATTgaaagaaaaaggcaaaaagttagCTTTCATCTCCAATAATGGAATGCGCACAATGGCTGAATACAAACATAAGTTCCAGCAACTGGGAGTGGACCCCCCGGAGCATGACATTGTGCACCCAGCACTAACAACGGTCAAGTATCTCAAATCGATCAACATGAGGAATGCAGTTTACTGCATCGGCACCGAGGTGTTCAAAGATTACCTACGAAATGCCGGATTCGAGGTGCTCGATGGG CCCACCGATCATATAGCAGACGAAAGAATACCCAACGGTGTTCGTGTATTTTCCGAGTACTTTTCGAAAACCACCGGTCCCAAGGTCGGAGCCGTGGTGGTGGacatcgacgtcaacatttcgcTATCCCACATGATGAAGGCCAAGTGTTACCTGCAGCAAAACCGAGACTGTTTGCTCATCGCCGGTGCCACCGATTATATTATACCGCTGGATTCCAGCATGGACGTGATAGGGCCAGGATACTTCATCGAAATTCTTGAACGGGCAAGCAATCGCAAAGCAATGGTGCTCGGTAAGCCTGGTCAAGCGCTGGCCGAGTTTATTTTGGAACAGTTCCACGTAACTCAGCCGGAGAGGACACTATTCATCGGTGACAT GCTCCCACAGGACATGGGATTCGGAACGCGTTGTGGTTTCCAGAAAGTACTAATGCTAAGCGGAGGAACCACCAAAGAAATGCTGATGACACACGAGAAACCGCACGAGCTGCCACACTTCTATGCAGACAGTTTCGCTGATTTCGTCCAACTCTACAAAGATGTATCTAACTAG
- the LOC131435097 gene encoding tRNA N(3)-methylcytidine methyltransferase Mettl2 isoform X2, with protein MDGEQLKKLTLSEEDGVINKRPQFGNRFLSTDDDVFRHNAWDNVEWDEEQEKIALESVQKNSSVKLNPDEALKLETEADANWDKFYGTHQNRFFKDRHWLFTEFPELAPRNTRDAPERVFPDDALNTGKDKSNSSIDVNTTRTIFEIGCGVGNTVLPILKYSVEDNLKIYASDFSKQAIEILKENKEFDQRCEAFVLDATADKWDVSFAENSIDIVVLIFVLSAIDPHRMQHVANQIARYLKPGGLLLLRDYGRYDLAQLRFKPGKCIKENFYVRGDGTLVYFFTQEELRKMFEQAGLVEEQNIVDRRLQVNRGRMIKMYRVWVQAKYRKPS; from the exons ATGGACGGAGAACAGTTAAAAAAATTGACCCTTTCGGAAGAAGACGGAGTAATCAATAAACGGCCACAATTTGGTAACCGTTTCCTTTCAACGGACGACGATGTTTTCCGGCACAATGCTTG GGATAATGTGGAATGGGACGAAGAACAGGAAAAGATTGCGCTTGAAAGTGTGCAGAAAAATTCATCCGTCAAATTGAACCCGGATGAAGCTTTAAAATTGGAAACTGAGGCAGATGCAAACTGGGATAAGTTCTATGGTACTCATCAGAACCGCTTTTTTAAAGATCGCCACTGGTTGTTCACAGAGTTCCCTGAATTGGCCCCACGAAACACCAGAGACGCACCGGAAAGAGTATTTCCTGACGATGCGTTGAATACGGGCAAAGATAAGAGCAATTCGAGCATAGATGTAAATACGACAAGGACAATTTTTGAAATTGGATGCGGTGTAGGGAATACAGTTCTCCCTATTCTGAAGTACAGTGTGGAAGATAACTTGAAAATTTACGCTAGTGATTTCTCAAAACAAGCCATTGAGATTTTGAAGGAAAATAAAGAGTTCGATCAACGTTGTGAAGCATTCGTGCTGGATGCAACGGCAGATAAATGGGATGTTTCGTTCGCAGAGAACAGTATTGATATTGTGGTGCTAATTTTTGTGCTCAGCGCAATTGATCCTCACAG GATGCAGCATGTTGCAAATCAAATCGCCCGATATCTGAAACCAGGTGGGCTTTTGCTGTTACGAGACTATGGCAGATACGACTTAGCACAGCTTCGGTTTAAACCTGGGAaatgcattaaagaaaatttctatGTCAGAGGCGACGGGACTCTTGTTTACTTCTTTACACAAGAGGAGCTTAGGAAAATGTTTGAACAGGCAGGCTTAGTCgaggagcaaaatattgttgacCGCAGGCTTCAAGTTAACCGTGGGAGAATGATAAAAATGTATCGTGTTTGGGTGCAAGCCAAATATAGGAAACCTAGCTAG
- the LOC131435097 gene encoding tRNA N(3)-methylcytidine methyltransferase Mettl2 isoform X1 has product MFSGTMLGRKVFQKVLAHFTTLPSAKHYCDYEFTRYRKKPRIGERFLKDPANIYDFNTWDNVEWDEEQEKIALESVQKNSSVKLNPDEALKLETEADANWDKFYGTHQNRFFKDRHWLFTEFPELAPRNTRDAPERVFPDDALNTGKDKSNSSIDVNTTRTIFEIGCGVGNTVLPILKYSVEDNLKIYASDFSKQAIEILKENKEFDQRCEAFVLDATADKWDVSFAENSIDIVVLIFVLSAIDPHRMQHVANQIARYLKPGGLLLLRDYGRYDLAQLRFKPGKCIKENFYVRGDGTLVYFFTQEELRKMFEQAGLVEEQNIVDRRLQVNRGRMIKMYRVWVQAKYRKPS; this is encoded by the exons ATGTTTTCCGGCACAATGCTTGGTAGGAAAGTATTCCAAAAAGTCTTAGCTCACTTTACAACATTGCCTTCCGCAAAACATTACTGTGATTACGAGTTCACGCGCTACCGGAAGAAACCTCGCATCGGTGAGCGATTTTTGAAGGATCCAGCAAACATTTATGATTTCAACACGTG GGATAATGTGGAATGGGACGAAGAACAGGAAAAGATTGCGCTTGAAAGTGTGCAGAAAAATTCATCCGTCAAATTGAACCCGGATGAAGCTTTAAAATTGGAAACTGAGGCAGATGCAAACTGGGATAAGTTCTATGGTACTCATCAGAACCGCTTTTTTAAAGATCGCCACTGGTTGTTCACAGAGTTCCCTGAATTGGCCCCACGAAACACCAGAGACGCACCGGAAAGAGTATTTCCTGACGATGCGTTGAATACGGGCAAAGATAAGAGCAATTCGAGCATAGATGTAAATACGACAAGGACAATTTTTGAAATTGGATGCGGTGTAGGGAATACAGTTCTCCCTATTCTGAAGTACAGTGTGGAAGATAACTTGAAAATTTACGCTAGTGATTTCTCAAAACAAGCCATTGAGATTTTGAAGGAAAATAAAGAGTTCGATCAACGTTGTGAAGCATTCGTGCTGGATGCAACGGCAGATAAATGGGATGTTTCGTTCGCAGAGAACAGTATTGATATTGTGGTGCTAATTTTTGTGCTCAGCGCAATTGATCCTCACAG GATGCAGCATGTTGCAAATCAAATCGCCCGATATCTGAAACCAGGTGGGCTTTTGCTGTTACGAGACTATGGCAGATACGACTTAGCACAGCTTCGGTTTAAACCTGGGAaatgcattaaagaaaatttctatGTCAGAGGCGACGGGACTCTTGTTTACTTCTTTACACAAGAGGAGCTTAGGAAAATGTTTGAACAGGCAGGCTTAGTCgaggagcaaaatattgttgacCGCAGGCTTCAAGTTAACCGTGGGAGAATGATAAAAATGTATCGTGTTTGGGTGCAAGCCAAATATAGGAAACCTAGCTAG